A window of Heptranchias perlo isolate sHepPer1 chromosome 43, sHepPer1.hap1, whole genome shotgun sequence contains these coding sequences:
- the LOC137306489 gene encoding prospero homeobox protein 1-like isoform X2: protein MEESGACRSAERGPGALSRGRCYRDGPAGGSRLLRRSAMKAAAGESLGDGRRICLESSPEPEEEEEEEEEEEEEEDDDEEEEVSGGSSPDPECPSPAGSHFETVRFDDDDRLRVKRVRLDCAVGGLIPAPGGLIQPPGGVGLGLGLGLGLPRYPGPAAARREEREQERRRLKRQLEAMKRQLQQLQGKIGRAQAGGGGGGGRARAPGRGPGLQAGAQPGGKELAQALKEELNSAVAQVVDTVVKMFGPRPCCQAPPPPPLPAAHPRLLLLGDPSRCPPRCPGEGTPGSARGHRPQAQAEALPLVVRRCPPEEPAGTAGVAPHCPPAPGRGLLRSGYPRPLPWPLLAYAVPGPLAACERTHPDPPEAFRETLGLRTKISAHPVPQPPCSPRHPHGSAEGLPVTKTENLDLQEGSDGQVYGAGADGLCPAHLKKAKLIFLYSRYPSSNTLKIYFPDVKFNRCITSQLIKWFSNFREFFYIQVEKFARQALSEGVSGSEQLAVNRDSDLFRTLNQHYNKSSEFEVPDKFLEVSQTTLQEFFDAIVKGRDSDPSWKKPIYKVYRKKVSTKMISTSD, encoded by the exons ATGGAAGAGTCGGGCGCCTGTCGCTCCGCGGAACGCGGTCCGGGCGCGCTGAGCCGGGGGAGGTGTTACCGGGACGGACCCGCCGGCGGCTCCCGGTTACTGAGGAGAAGCGCCATGAAGGCCGCGGCCGGGGAGTCGCTGGGAGACGGCCGCCGTATTTGCTTGGAGTCCAGCCCGGAgccggaggaggaagaagaggaggaggaggaggaggaagaagaagaagatgatgatgaggaggaggaggtcagcGGCGGCAGCTCGCCCGACCCGGAGTGTCCGTCCCCCGCCGGCAGCCATTTTGAGACGGTCCGATTTGACGACGACGACCGGCTGCGGGTCAAGAGGGTCCGGCTCGACTGCGCAGTCGGAGGACTCATCCCAGCTCCCGGAGGACTCATCCAGCCCCCCGGCGGAGTGgggctgggactgggactgggactgggcctTCCCCGGTACCCGGGGCCGGCCGCCgccaggagggaggagagggagcaagagCGGCGGCGGCTCAAGCGCCAGCTGGAGGCCATGAAGCGGCAGctccagcagctgcagggcaAGATCGGCCGGGCCCAggccggcggcggcggcggcggcgggcgAGCCCGAGCCCCAGGCCGAGGCCCGGGCCTCCAGGCCGGCGCCCAGCCCGGGGGCAAGGAGCTGGCCCAGGCCCTGAAGGAGGAGCTCAACTCGGCGGTGGCCCAGGTGGTGGACACGGTGGTCAAGATGTTCGGCCCCCGGCCCTGCTGCCaggctcctcctcccccgccgctGCCGGCGGCCCACCCCCGGCTGCTGCTGCTGGGCGACCCCAGCCGGTGCCCACCCCGGTGCCCGGGGGAGGGCACGCCGGGCAGTGCCAGGGGGCACCGGCCTCAGGCCCAGGCGGAAGCGCTGCCCCTGGTCGTCCGGCGGTGCCCGCCCGAGGAGCCGGCGGGCACGGCCGGGGTCGCCCCCCACTGCCCGCCTGCCCCCGGCCGCGGCTTGCTGCGGTCGGGGTACCCGCGCCCCCTGCCCTGGCCGCTGCTGGCCTACGCGGTGCCCGGGCCGCTCGCCGCCTGCGAACGCACCCACCCGGACCCCCCCGAGGCTTTCCGCGAGACGCTGGGGCTGAGGACCAAGATCTCCGCTCACCCCGTGCCCCAGCCGCCCTGCTCCCCCCGGCACCCCCACGGCTCGGCCGAGGGGCTGCCCGTCACCAAGACCGAAAACCTCGACCTCCAAGAGGGGTCCGACGGACAAGTGTACGGAGCTGGCGCC GATGGGCTGTGTCCTGCGCACCTGAAGAAAGCCAAACTGATCTTCTTGTACAGCAGGTACCCCAGCTCCAACACGCTGAAAATATACTTTCCTGACGTCAAG ttTAACCGCTGCATCACCTCTCAGCTCATCAAATGGTTCAGCAACTTCCGGGAGTTCTTCTACATCCAGGTGGAGAAGTTTGCCCGACAGGCGCTGAGCGAGGGGGTCAGCGGCTCGGAGCAGCTGGCCGTCAACCGCGACTCCGACCTCTTCCGCACGTTGAACCAGCACTACAACAAATCCAGCGAGTTTGAG GTGCCCGACAAGTTCCTGGAGGTCTCCCAGACCACCCTGCAGGAGTTCTTCGATGCCATCGTGAAGGGACGAGACTCTGACCCCTCCTGGAAAAAGCCCATCTACAAG GTTTATCGTAAGAAGGTCAGCACTAAGATGATCTCGACGAGCGATTAA
- the LOC137306489 gene encoding prospero homeobox protein 1-like isoform X1, translating to MEESGACRSAERGPGALSRGRCYRDGPAGGSRLLRRSAMKAAAGESLGDGRRICLESSPEPEEEEEEEEEEEEEEDDDEEEEVSGGSSPDPECPSPAGSHFETVRFDDDDRLRVKRVRLDCAVGGLIPAPGGLIQPPGGVGLGLGLGLGLPRYPGPAAARREEREQERRRLKRQLEAMKRQLQQLQGKIGRAQAGGGGGGGRARAPGRGPGLQAGAQPGGKELAQALKEELNSAVAQVVDTVVKMFGPRPCCQAPPPPPLPAAHPRLLLLGDPSRCPPRCPGEGTPGSARGHRPQAQAEALPLVVRRCPPEEPAGTAGVAPHCPPAPGRGLLRSGYPRPLPWPLLAYAVPGPLAACERTHPDPPEAFRETLGLRTKISAHPVPQPPCSPRHPHGSAEGLPVTKTENLDLQEGSDGQVYGAGADGLCPAHLKKAKLIFLYSRYPSSNTLKIYFPDVKFNRCITSQLIKWFSNFREFFYIQVEKFARQALSEGVSGSEQLAVNRDSDLFRTLNQHYNKSSEFEVPDKFLEVSQTTLQEFFDAIVKGRDSDPSWKKPIYKVISKLDNVIPDLFKSPGSL from the exons ATGGAAGAGTCGGGCGCCTGTCGCTCCGCGGAACGCGGTCCGGGCGCGCTGAGCCGGGGGAGGTGTTACCGGGACGGACCCGCCGGCGGCTCCCGGTTACTGAGGAGAAGCGCCATGAAGGCCGCGGCCGGGGAGTCGCTGGGAGACGGCCGCCGTATTTGCTTGGAGTCCAGCCCGGAgccggaggaggaagaagaggaggaggaggaggaggaagaagaagaagatgatgatgaggaggaggaggtcagcGGCGGCAGCTCGCCCGACCCGGAGTGTCCGTCCCCCGCCGGCAGCCATTTTGAGACGGTCCGATTTGACGACGACGACCGGCTGCGGGTCAAGAGGGTCCGGCTCGACTGCGCAGTCGGAGGACTCATCCCAGCTCCCGGAGGACTCATCCAGCCCCCCGGCGGAGTGgggctgggactgggactgggactgggcctTCCCCGGTACCCGGGGCCGGCCGCCgccaggagggaggagagggagcaagagCGGCGGCGGCTCAAGCGCCAGCTGGAGGCCATGAAGCGGCAGctccagcagctgcagggcaAGATCGGCCGGGCCCAggccggcggcggcggcggcggcgggcgAGCCCGAGCCCCAGGCCGAGGCCCGGGCCTCCAGGCCGGCGCCCAGCCCGGGGGCAAGGAGCTGGCCCAGGCCCTGAAGGAGGAGCTCAACTCGGCGGTGGCCCAGGTGGTGGACACGGTGGTCAAGATGTTCGGCCCCCGGCCCTGCTGCCaggctcctcctcccccgccgctGCCGGCGGCCCACCCCCGGCTGCTGCTGCTGGGCGACCCCAGCCGGTGCCCACCCCGGTGCCCGGGGGAGGGCACGCCGGGCAGTGCCAGGGGGCACCGGCCTCAGGCCCAGGCGGAAGCGCTGCCCCTGGTCGTCCGGCGGTGCCCGCCCGAGGAGCCGGCGGGCACGGCCGGGGTCGCCCCCCACTGCCCGCCTGCCCCCGGCCGCGGCTTGCTGCGGTCGGGGTACCCGCGCCCCCTGCCCTGGCCGCTGCTGGCCTACGCGGTGCCCGGGCCGCTCGCCGCCTGCGAACGCACCCACCCGGACCCCCCCGAGGCTTTCCGCGAGACGCTGGGGCTGAGGACCAAGATCTCCGCTCACCCCGTGCCCCAGCCGCCCTGCTCCCCCCGGCACCCCCACGGCTCGGCCGAGGGGCTGCCCGTCACCAAGACCGAAAACCTCGACCTCCAAGAGGGGTCCGACGGACAAGTGTACGGAGCTGGCGCC GATGGGCTGTGTCCTGCGCACCTGAAGAAAGCCAAACTGATCTTCTTGTACAGCAGGTACCCCAGCTCCAACACGCTGAAAATATACTTTCCTGACGTCAAG ttTAACCGCTGCATCACCTCTCAGCTCATCAAATGGTTCAGCAACTTCCGGGAGTTCTTCTACATCCAGGTGGAGAAGTTTGCCCGACAGGCGCTGAGCGAGGGGGTCAGCGGCTCGGAGCAGCTGGCCGTCAACCGCGACTCCGACCTCTTCCGCACGTTGAACCAGCACTACAACAAATCCAGCGAGTTTGAG GTGCCCGACAAGTTCCTGGAGGTCTCCCAGACCACCCTGCAGGAGTTCTTCGATGCCATCGTGAAGGGACGAGACTCTGACCCCTCCTGGAAAAAGCCCATCTACAAGGTGATCAGCAAACTGGACAATGTCATCCCAGACCTCTTCAAGTCCCCCGGCAGCCTGTAG